TCGACCGTTTCGGCGACATCCTGGTGGTGCAGATCGCTTCGGCGACCATGGAAGCCCATAAAGAAGACGTGATCGCTGCGCTGACCCAAGTGCTCAAGCCAAGCGGCATCCTGTTCAAGAACGACTCCGCCGCACGCGACGCCGAAGGCCTCAACCGCTACGTCGAAACCGTATTCGGCCTGGTGCCGGAGTGGGTTGCGCTGGAAGAGAACGGCGTGAAATTCGAAGCCCCGGTGATCCAGGGCCAGAAAACCGGCTGGTTCTACGACCACCGCATGAACCGCGCGCGCCTGGCCCCATACGCCAAAGGCAAACGCGTACTCGACCTGTACAGCTACATCGGCGGCTGGGGCGTGCAGGCTGCAGCCTTCGGCGCCAGTGAAGTGTTCTGCGTCGATGCATCCGCCTTCGCCCTCGACGGCGTCGAGCGCAACGCTGCGCTGAACGGCGTTGCCGAGAAGATGACCTGCATCGAAGGCGACGTCTTCGAAGCCCTGAAGGAACTGAAAGCCAGCGAAGAGCGTTTCGACGTGATCGTCGCCGACCCACCGGCCTTCATCAAACGCAAAAAAGACATGAAAAACGGCGAAGGCGCCTACCGCCGCCTCAACGAGCAAGCCATGCGCCTGCTCAGCAAGGACGGCATCCTGGTCAGCGCTTCGTGCTCCATGCACCTGCCGGAAGACGACCTGCAAAACATCCTGCTCACCAGCGCCCGCCACCTGGACCGCAATATCCAGATGCTCGAACGCGGCGGCCAGGGCCCGGATCATCCGGTGCACCCGGCGATTGTCGAGACGCGGTACATCAAGAGCATTACGTGCCGGTTGTTGCCAAACAGCTGACCCCATCTGAAAGGGGACTCCAAATGGGGTCTCCCAAACTTTACTACTCTCAAATCATCACACTCGACAGCCTTTTAACAGCAGCCAATTAAACATAAAACGAAAAGCCTGCTGTATTCTGTAGTACAACTCCGACAAAAAAACTCGAAGATTCTTACGCAATTTTTTCTTGAAAATTCATAATTAACTCCTATGATTTCAATTATCACCTTCGCCGGTGATATTAAACTCAAATCGAGCTACATCAAGGAGATCCAAAAATGAAAACAATCAACCTGGAAACTTCTCACATTGCCAACTTAGCTTTCGTAGTAGCGCCGAAAGCCCGCTAAGAAAATGAAACGCTGGGGAGTGCCGGCCACCCAGCGCTTTCAGAATAAATGGAAGGCAAGTCAATGCAAATAGCCCCTTATATATTCATTCTCCCCCGAACACCGGCCACGGTAGTGTGGGACTATAAAAACCATA
The genomic region above belongs to Pseudomonas sp. S35 and contains:
- a CDS encoding class I SAM-dependent rRNA methyltransferase, producing the protein MSLPSLRLKANADRRLRNGHLWVYSNEIDVAATPLHGFQAGDQAILEAAGGKTLGIVAMSPNNLICARLLSRDIKLPLDKSLLVHRINVALSLRDRLFDKPFYRLVYGDSDLLPGLVVDRFGDILVVQIASATMEAHKEDVIAALTQVLKPSGILFKNDSAARDAEGLNRYVETVFGLVPEWVALEENGVKFEAPVIQGQKTGWFYDHRMNRARLAPYAKGKRVLDLYSYIGGWGVQAAAFGASEVFCVDASAFALDGVERNAALNGVAEKMTCIEGDVFEALKELKASEERFDVIVADPPAFIKRKKDMKNGEGAYRRLNEQAMRLLSKDGILVSASCSMHLPEDDLQNILLTSARHLDRNIQMLERGGQGPDHPVHPAIVETRYIKSITCRLLPNS